One window from the genome of Haloarcula sp. CBA1127 encodes:
- a CDS encoding ABC transporter substrate-binding protein, whose protein sequence is METAPLLATDWEAVDETTWEFSLREGITFHNGDLLTADAVVHSFNQIFEQWAWVPGWIGVRSDGITAVDDTTVRFETTEPFPAFPGTISHQYFGIQHPDESETPTGTGPYQVDEVKPGQWIRLTPFAGYRDDTANPTELTFEWIKDPNTRVLSLEKGSVDVAQQIPKSRATALADAPETAVDTYLTPEAGLVAVNLYRSPTDDEQLRKALNWAVDQSQIVDSVLNGIGKPARGPISSTIPWSVHDDLPTYGPDRDRARELVAASGYDNETLSILINSENTDDRTIAQTLSGWLEEIGVTSEIRQVDPASFNDTFTAGEANLTLVGFGSNSAACDYLIRAMFHSEGSDNRKRYQQDGTGIYNPGPEIDRLIEQGYRAETLEAKRDYYGEVQRHVVDTGAVIPLYYNESVFGRQADVAGIDGHPVDNMIEWSGLTREQ, encoded by the coding sequence ATGGAAACCGCACCGCTGCTTGCCACAGACTGGGAGGCTGTTGACGAGACGACGTGGGAGTTTTCATTACGCGAAGGTATCACATTTCACAACGGAGACTTGCTGACAGCAGACGCAGTTGTCCACTCCTTCAACCAGATTTTTGAGCAGTGGGCGTGGGTCCCGGGCTGGATCGGTGTCAGGTCTGACGGCATCACGGCAGTAGATGACACCACTGTACGGTTCGAGACAACGGAGCCCTTCCCCGCGTTTCCTGGGACAATATCACACCAGTACTTTGGCATTCAGCACCCTGATGAAAGCGAGACGCCGACTGGGACAGGCCCGTATCAGGTTGATGAGGTCAAGCCGGGACAGTGGATAAGGCTTACGCCGTTTGCTGGCTATCGGGACGACACGGCTAACCCCACAGAGCTCACTTTCGAGTGGATCAAAGACCCCAATACGCGCGTGCTGTCCCTTGAAAAAGGTTCAGTTGATGTCGCACAGCAAATCCCGAAAAGTCGGGCTACGGCGCTTGCCGACGCGCCGGAGACAGCGGTCGACACGTATCTCACACCTGAAGCTGGTCTCGTTGCGGTGAATCTATATCGGTCCCCGACCGATGACGAGCAACTGCGAAAGGCACTCAACTGGGCTGTCGACCAGAGCCAGATCGTCGACAGCGTCCTCAACGGCATCGGTAAGCCAGCACGTGGGCCGATTTCGTCTACTATTCCATGGTCAGTTCACGATGACCTCCCGACCTACGGGCCAGACAGGGATCGGGCACGGGAACTCGTTGCGGCGTCCGGATACGACAACGAGACGCTCTCGATTCTGATCAACAGCGAAAATACCGACGATAGAACGATCGCACAGACGCTCTCCGGGTGGCTCGAAGAGATAGGCGTCACAAGCGAGATTCGGCAGGTCGACCCAGCATCTTTCAATGACACGTTCACCGCCGGGGAAGCGAACCTGACGCTCGTCGGTTTCGGATCGAACAGCGCTGCCTGTGACTATCTTATTCGAGCAATGTTCCACTCAGAGGGCAGTGACAACCGGAAACGCTACCAGCAAGATGGCACCGGCATCTACAACCCCGGACCGGAAATCGACCGTCTCATCGAGCAGGGATACCGGGCAGAAACGTTGGAAGCAAAACGAGACTACTACGGTGAAGTCCAGCGACACGTGGTCGATACCGGAGCGGTCATTCCACTGTACTACAACGAGTCCGTCTTCGGCCGGCAGGCGGATGTCGCCGGTATCGACGGCCATCCAGTAGACAACATGATCGAGTGGTCCGGGCTCACGCGAGAACAATGA
- a CDS encoding ABC transporter substrate-binding protein: MYKFTRRQALFATAAGISGLGGYWLRGNESNDEDTFRVGSPWTPDSIDPVTNGWLWRRINVLEPLLTVDYDATVSPGLATDWHMVNDRTWEFTLREGVTFHDGTDVTAETVLPSLTRAFDSSSMAAVPVDAVEATADRTITIQTAVPFSPLPAHCTRGITCPVSPAAIDDDGSVNEPIGTGPFQFENWEAGSTITATANPDYYGSGAHIDTLIYEGITDDQTRRLKLENRELDMARILPNKAADTLASDPDLTAHTYKIPRARYLVFDLDSAPFSDRKVRRAVMHAIDRDHIVESLLNGLGSKAVGPFPADVTEWAAELEPYEHSLEKARSLLAEAGWEADGDSRIRDGEELSVSIWTYNTRPLLPIIAEVIQTQLQAVGFDVDISVMESSTIKEQAKNGEFDTVLWSSSVLWYPDPDRLSDFVHSETATMFSGYENETVDQHLEAARRTADRDERFERYAAVQRRIQRDLPLGWLTYYANVIGTRADVEGYQPHPIESCYHLEDVT; the protein is encoded by the coding sequence ATGTATAAATTCACGCGACGACAGGCATTGTTTGCAACCGCGGCCGGCATTTCCGGTCTCGGTGGGTATTGGCTACGAGGCAACGAGAGCAACGACGAGGACACGTTCAGAGTTGGCTCACCCTGGACACCGGATTCGATAGACCCGGTGACAAACGGCTGGCTCTGGCGACGCATCAATGTGCTTGAGCCACTGCTTACCGTCGATTACGACGCGACTGTGTCACCGGGCCTGGCCACTGACTGGCACATGGTCAACGACAGGACGTGGGAGTTCACACTCCGTGAGGGGGTCACGTTCCACGACGGTACAGACGTGACCGCAGAAACTGTTCTCCCATCACTCACGCGAGCATTCGACTCAAGTTCGATGGCTGCAGTCCCGGTCGACGCAGTTGAAGCCACTGCTGACCGGACGATTACGATTCAAACTGCAGTTCCGTTCTCGCCACTGCCAGCACACTGCACCCGTGGGATTACCTGCCCTGTTTCACCGGCCGCAATCGACGACGATGGATCGGTCAATGAGCCGATTGGTACTGGACCGTTTCAATTTGAAAACTGGGAGGCAGGCTCGACAATCACGGCGACCGCCAACCCGGACTACTACGGTTCGGGCGCGCACATTGACACACTCATCTATGAAGGGATCACTGACGACCAGACTCGGCGGCTGAAACTCGAAAACAGGGAACTGGACATGGCACGTATTCTGCCGAACAAGGCAGCGGATACGCTTGCATCCGATCCCGATCTCACTGCCCACACGTACAAGATCCCCCGAGCCCGATACCTCGTGTTCGACCTCGACTCGGCACCGTTTTCGGACAGAAAAGTTCGCAGAGCGGTGATGCATGCTATCGACCGGGACCACATCGTTGAGTCGCTGTTGAATGGGCTGGGGTCGAAAGCAGTTGGTCCGTTCCCCGCAGACGTAACGGAGTGGGCTGCGGAGCTCGAACCGTACGAACACTCGCTTGAAAAGGCACGGAGCCTTCTCGCTGAGGCAGGATGGGAAGCAGATGGGGACAGCCGTATCCGTGATGGCGAGGAACTGTCTGTCTCAATCTGGACGTACAACACCCGTCCATTATTGCCGATAATTGCCGAGGTGATACAGACACAGCTTCAGGCGGTTGGCTTCGATGTCGATATTTCGGTCATGGAGTCCTCGACAATCAAAGAGCAAGCGAAAAACGGGGAGTTCGACACCGTTCTATGGTCGAGTTCAGTGCTATGGTATCCCGACCCGGATCGACTGTCCGACTTCGTTCACTCGGAGACGGCGACGATGTTCAGTGGCTACGAGAACGAAACGGTCGATCAGCACCTCGAAGCAGCCAGACGGACAGCTGACCGTGACGAACGGTTCGAGCGATACGCAGCGGTCCAGCGGCGTATTCAACGCGACCTCCCGCTCGGCTGGCTCACCTACTACGCAAACGTCATCGGGACACGTGCCGACGTTGAGGGATATCAGCCCCATCCTATCGAATCCTGTTACCATCTGGAGGATGTCACATAG
- the nikB gene encoding nickel ABC transporter permease, which produces MNGQELCKRLLTMAIVLLGVSLLTYGLIFITPGDPARTILTQQMGGQIPSQEAVEQFRAENGLDDPFLVQYARWMGDVLQGDLGQSYYSDRSVSEMIIQRLPNTIALAVASMFVALVIAIPAGIASARNPGSQADYAAQIGSLIGVSMPNFWLGYLLIIVCSLRLNLFPVAGAAGLEHLILPSLTLGSGMAAVIARLVRTAMLDVLDDAYIQAARSKGLRERIIVYKHALRNALVPVVTIIGLQLSYVLNGAVVIEVVFQRPGLGTLLVDAIFARDYPVVQGVTLLIGAIFVVMNFAVDLTYSRLDPRIDIGGDLT; this is translated from the coding sequence ATGAACGGGCAGGAACTATGCAAGCGACTGCTGACGATGGCAATCGTTCTGCTTGGTGTGTCGCTTCTCACGTACGGACTGATCTTCATCACGCCGGGAGATCCGGCACGAACGATTCTGACCCAGCAGATGGGTGGACAGATCCCATCTCAGGAAGCGGTGGAGCAGTTCCGAGCTGAAAATGGCCTTGACGATCCATTCCTGGTCCAGTACGCCCGCTGGATGGGGGACGTACTGCAGGGCGACCTCGGCCAATCGTACTATAGCGACCGGTCTGTCTCCGAGATGATTATCCAGCGGTTGCCGAATACAATCGCACTCGCTGTTGCATCGATGTTCGTCGCGCTTGTGATAGCTATCCCGGCCGGAATCGCCAGCGCGAGGAATCCGGGAAGTCAGGCAGACTACGCCGCACAGATCGGCTCGCTAATTGGGGTCTCGATGCCGAACTTCTGGCTTGGCTATCTGCTTATTATCGTCTGTTCGCTCCGACTCAACCTCTTTCCGGTTGCCGGCGCGGCTGGACTGGAACATCTGATTCTCCCCTCACTGACGCTCGGCTCTGGAATGGCTGCGGTTATCGCACGACTGGTCCGAACAGCGATGCTCGATGTTCTGGACGATGCGTACATTCAGGCCGCCAGATCGAAAGGGTTGCGAGAACGGATTATCGTCTACAAACACGCGCTCCGGAACGCGCTTGTGCCCGTCGTGACGATTATTGGGTTGCAGTTGAGTTACGTTCTTAACGGCGCAGTTGTTATCGAGGTAGTATTTCAACGTCCGGGCCTGGGGACGTTGCTTGTTGATGCAATCTTTGCTCGTGACTACCCGGTTGTGCAGGGCGTGACACTGCTAATTGGTGCCATCTTTGTCGTGATGAACTTTGCCGTTGACCTGACGTACAGCCGACTTGACCCACGAATCGATATCGGAGGTGACCTAACATGA